The Blautia pseudococcoides genome segment CCAGCGTGTCAAAAAAGGTTCCTGTCATATTGATATATCCCTGTCTGGAGGGATAATCGGTCTTGGCTGCTGCTGCCGCAATCGGAGCTGAACCGAGGCCGGCCTCATTGGAGAACACACCTCTGGCAACGCCCCAGCGCATGGCAGATGACATGGTGGCTATGATATTTCCGCCAACACCGCCGGCTACTGCCTTTACGGAAAATGCCATGCCGAATATCTGGCCGAGACCGTCAGGTATATGTTTTGCATTGATAATGATAACACCCACTCCGCAGGCAAAATACAGCACTGCCATAAAAGGCACAACCTTCTCACAAACTTTTCCTATGCTCTTGATCCCGCCCACCAGAACTACAAGTGCCAGGGTTGTTATCACAACGCCTGTAACGATGTTGGGAATTTTAAAGGTGCTGTTCAGTGCATCCGCAATGGAGTTGGCCTGTGTCATATTGCCGATTCCAAAGGATGCAAGAACTGCAAAGACCGCAAAAAGTGTTGCCAGCACAGCCCCCACTTTTTTGTTACGGAACCCATTTTTCATGGTATACATGGGGCCGCCCACCATCTCGCCGTCCGCGTTCATCTCCCTGTATTTTACAGCCAGAACGCTCTCCGCATATTTGGTGGAGAGTCCAAAGAGAGCGGAGATCCACATCCAGACGATTGCCCCGGGCCCTCCCATGACCATAGCGGTTGCCACACCTACGATGTTGCCTGTTCCTATGGTTGCAGCCAATGCAGTCATCAGGGACTGAAACGGGGTGATATCTCCCTCTCTGTTTCCCATACTGTCTTTTTCAGGGTCTTTGAAAATTGATCTCAGAGCAAAACCCAAATTGCGCCATGGCAGAAATTTCAGTTGAAAGGTAAGAAAAACACCTGTGCCCACCAGCAAAATCAGCATAAAGGGACCCCATACAAAATCATTCACCGTCTTCAGTATTCCAGCAAAATCCATACATTTCCTCCCTCACCTGCAGCAACGCAGAAAGGGACAGACTACCCAACCGTCTGCCCCTTTGTTCCACTGCGTCATCGCATTAACGTTTTATTCTTTCTCCATATCATACCATGGGAGGGAGGGTTTGTAAATCTAAAATCATGGGAAGGGGTGTTGCATGCAGGGGGATTGTTAATAGGCGGATGGGGTGTTGGGGCGGTTGTCTAAACCCCGCCGCCACCTACCTACACTACTATTTCCTTCTGCAGATCCACAGAATAAATATACCTCTCAGCCACTCTTTTCC includes the following:
- a CDS encoding alanine/glycine:cation symporter family protein, whose product is MDFAGILKTVNDFVWGPFMLILLVGTGVFLTFQLKFLPWRNLGFALRSIFKDPEKDSMGNREGDITPFQSLMTALAATIGTGNIVGVATAMVMGGPGAIVWMWISALFGLSTKYAESVLAVKYREMNADGEMVGGPMYTMKNGFRNKKVGAVLATLFAVFAVLASFGIGNMTQANSIADALNSTFKIPNIVTGVVITTLALVVLVGGIKSIGKVCEKVVPFMAVLYFACGVGVIIINAKHIPDGLGQIFGMAFSVKAVAGGVGGNIIATMSSAMRWGVARGVFSNEAGLGSAPIAAAAAKTDYPSRQGYINMTGTFFDTLVVCSVTGLVIASSGVLGIKDASGELVTGVNLTIKAFESALGPMGSYLVSIGIMLFAFSTILGWEYYGEKSLEFLVRSTKMNRIYRVLFSFITFVGATRTLQIVWDFSDTMNGLMAIPNLICLLVLSNVVAQECFDFQKEVKKK